Proteins co-encoded in one Chlorogloeopsis sp. ULAP01 genomic window:
- a CDS encoding inorganic phosphate transporter, translating to MLIVALLAFYLAFNLGANDVANAMGTSVGSKAVTLKQALIIAGVLEFTGAVLFGHKVSETLATEIANPSLFVDTPQMLVIGMVTVLISCGLWLQIATSRGLPVSSSHATVGAIAGFSWVAFGISAIDWSSIALITLGWIVTPLISGTIAALFYSQIKRWILEQPHQLKQLNEWIPWLSVMLLGIFGIIVLPSVTQPIANFLIGEVGIKIPAHDIPLFVGGIAAVGLSLYSWRQLEGEKGKVAQSQSKFQNPVEGLFGKFQLLSACFVAFAHGSNDVGNAIAPLAAIAYINATGSVPISGITIPIWILILGGVGIVTGLAIWGKKVIATIGESIISLQPSSGFCAELATATTILLASRLGLPVSTSHALVGGVVGIGLIQNPQSVQLKTLQGIAAAWLVTVPVSAGLSALIFSIARILDW from the coding sequence ATGCTCATAGTAGCCTTACTAGCTTTCTACCTCGCCTTCAACCTTGGCGCAAATGATGTTGCTAACGCAATGGGAACATCTGTAGGTTCCAAAGCTGTTACTCTCAAACAGGCATTGATAATTGCTGGTGTATTAGAATTTACAGGTGCAGTTCTGTTTGGGCATAAAGTCTCGGAAACTCTAGCAACAGAAATTGCTAATCCCAGCTTATTTGTCGATACGCCACAAATGTTAGTTATTGGCATGGTGACGGTGCTGATAAGTTGCGGTTTATGGTTGCAAATTGCTACCTCACGAGGTTTACCTGTTTCTTCTTCTCATGCTACCGTTGGCGCGATCGCTGGATTTAGTTGGGTAGCTTTTGGAATCAGTGCGATTGATTGGTCATCGATTGCACTCATCACTCTCGGCTGGATTGTCACACCATTAATCAGCGGTACAATTGCCGCTTTATTTTATAGTCAAATTAAACGCTGGATTTTAGAGCAACCGCATCAATTAAAACAATTAAATGAGTGGATTCCCTGGTTAAGTGTTATGTTACTAGGGATATTTGGCATTATTGTTTTACCATCTGTCACTCAACCAATCGCCAATTTTTTGATTGGGGAAGTAGGAATAAAAATACCTGCCCATGACATTCCATTATTTGTGGGAGGAATTGCAGCAGTTGGGCTAAGTCTTTACAGTTGGCGGCAGCTAGAGGGAGAGAAGGGGAAAGTAGCACAAAGCCAATCCAAATTTCAAAATCCTGTTGAAGGTTTATTTGGAAAATTTCAACTTTTGAGTGCTTGCTTTGTTGCCTTTGCCCACGGCTCTAACGATGTTGGCAATGCGATCGCCCCTCTAGCAGCGATCGCTTACATTAATGCTACTGGTAGCGTACCCATCAGTGGCATTACTATTCCCATCTGGATTTTAATTTTAGGCGGTGTTGGTATCGTTACCGGCTTGGCTATCTGGGGCAAAAAAGTTATTGCCACAATTGGGGAAAGTATTATTTCCCTGCAACCGAGTAGTGGATTTTGTGCCGAACTTGCAACCGCTACCACAATCTTACTCGCCTCCCGTCTAGGGCTACCTGTTTCCACTTCCCACGCTCTTGTCGGTGGTGTAGTTGGTATTGGATTGATACAAAATCCTCAGTCAGTTCAATTGAAAACTCTTCAAGGTATTGCTGCTGCTTGGCTTGTGACAGTTCCTGTTAGTGCCGGGTTAAGCGCTCTTATCTTCAGTATTGCCAGGATTTTAGATTGGTAA
- a CDS encoding zinc-dependent dehydrogenase: protein MKAQVFRGVNQLSYEEIPEPTLQADEVLVQVRVVGLCQSDIKKIRYPLYEPPRIFGHETAGTIAAVGAEVKNWQVGQRVAVMHHIPCMRCDYCLNDNFSMCDTYKNICTTAGFAPSGGGFADYVKVPGHIVRNGGLIPIPDNISFEEASFVEPTNCCLKAVKKAQIAPGQTVLITGAGPIGLMFVMLVKYFGAKAIATDLIPSRIEKALAVGAEAAFDARDADLPNKIKALTNGMGVDVTLLAVPSEKAFFQALDCTRKGGKILFFAEFPDEVEIPLNPNILYRREIDLIGSYSSSYRLQSLSADIVFNRRINVQALISDRYPLKDLSQAVEQAIAPTPDTYKILIYPQ from the coding sequence GTGAAAGCACAGGTATTTAGAGGCGTCAATCAACTTTCTTACGAAGAGATTCCCGAACCCACACTCCAAGCAGATGAAGTGCTGGTACAGGTGCGGGTAGTGGGGTTGTGTCAGTCGGATATTAAAAAAATTCGTTATCCCTTATATGAACCGCCGCGCATCTTTGGGCATGAAACTGCGGGAACCATTGCAGCAGTGGGTGCAGAGGTAAAAAATTGGCAAGTAGGGCAAAGAGTAGCAGTGATGCACCATATCCCTTGTATGCGTTGCGATTACTGCCTAAATGACAATTTCTCGATGTGCGATACCTATAAAAATATCTGCACTACAGCAGGATTTGCACCCAGTGGCGGCGGTTTTGCCGATTATGTGAAGGTTCCTGGTCATATTGTCCGCAATGGTGGGCTAATTCCCATTCCCGATAATATCAGTTTTGAAGAAGCAAGCTTTGTTGAACCAACGAATTGTTGTCTCAAGGCAGTGAAAAAAGCGCAAATTGCTCCTGGGCAAACGGTTTTGATTACTGGGGCGGGGCCAATTGGGTTAATGTTTGTGATGTTGGTAAAATATTTTGGGGCGAAAGCGATCGCTACCGATTTAATTCCCTCCCGCATTGAAAAAGCTTTGGCTGTGGGTGCGGAAGCGGCGTTTGATGCTCGTGATGCCGATTTACCAAACAAAATTAAAGCACTCACTAACGGTATGGGTGTAGATGTCACTCTGCTTGCCGTGCCTAGCGAAAAAGCTTTCTTTCAAGCCCTCGACTGTACTCGCAAAGGTGGGAAAATCCTCTTTTTTGCCGAGTTTCCCGATGAAGTGGAAATTCCTCTCAACCCAAATATTCTCTACCGTCGAGAAATAGACTTGATTGGCAGTTACAGTTCATCTTACCGCCTGCAAAGTCTATCGGCAGACATTGTCTTTAATCGCCGTATTAACGTGCAAGCATTAATTAGCGATCGCTATCCCTTGAAAGATTTATCTCAAGCTGTAGAGCAAGCGATCGCACCTACGCCGGATACGTACAAGATTTTGATTTATCCACAATAA
- a CDS encoding PIN domain-containing protein gives MKGKISAEKATILEELMKAAFPEAMIQVPVGLEQAMTNHPKDRHVLAAAVVARADIIVTKNLTDFDAQALTPWNIQAQLPDNFLSDLFDHYPEEMVQVVRKQSQKYRRHSLTVTELLALLNKPDGANLSKFVSKIRELGFDDVL, from the coding sequence GTGAAAGGGAAAATTTCTGCTGAGAAAGCTACAATCCTTGAAGAGCTAATGAAAGCAGCTTTTCCTGAAGCAATGATTCAAGTACCAGTAGGGCTTGAGCAAGCTATGACAAATCACCCTAAAGATCGTCATGTTCTTGCTGCTGCGGTAGTAGCGAGGGCTGATATTATTGTTACTAAAAATCTTACAGACTTTGATGCCCAAGCTTTAACTCCTTGGAATATTCAAGCACAGTTACCAGATAATTTTCTGAGTGACCTATTCGACCATTACCCTGAAGAGATGGTTCAAGTAGTGCGGAAACAGTCTCAAAAGTATCGAAGACACTCCCTGACTGTTACAGAATTACTTGCTTTATTAAATAAGCCCGATGGAGCGAATTTATCAAAATTTGTAAGTAAAATTCGAGAGCTTGGCTTTGATGATGTTTTATAG
- a CDS encoding helix-turn-helix domain-containing protein yields MAKQQEVESIRQLARILTHEGSQAKLVGANGEEIYIPESICQVLRQVVNAMASGKAISIVPEEQEMTTQQAADFLNVSRPYLIKLLEQGEIPYIKVGSHRRVRLEDLKKYKQQRSQKRSQFLKQLVELSEEAGLYEDE; encoded by the coding sequence ATGGCTAAACAGCAAGAAGTGGAATCCATCAGACAATTGGCACGCATACTGACACATGAAGGCTCCCAAGCAAAACTTGTAGGAGCTAACGGAGAAGAGATTTACATTCCTGAAAGTATTTGTCAAGTGCTGCGTCAAGTTGTCAATGCGATGGCATCTGGTAAGGCTATATCTATAGTCCCCGAAGAGCAGGAGATGACAACACAGCAAGCTGCTGACTTTCTCAATGTTTCACGTCCCTATTTAATCAAGTTATTAGAACAAGGGGAAATTCCTTACATCAAGGTGGGTTCCCATCGGCGTGTGCGCTTAGAGGATTTGAAGAAATACAAGCAACAGCGATCTCAAAAACGTAGCCAATTTTTAAAGCAATTAGTCGAACTTAGTGAAGAAGCAGGTTTGTACGAGGACGAGTAA
- a CDS encoding SHOCT domain-containing protein encodes MAKKTYQNKNRDLDVLFRDIETWFTEQGYQTQTNRTDGAWFLQAAKTEMWRKAVGASRAFNVLIQGQTNDFSVELSTGEWASNLAAGGIAAVLTGGATLLISGFTAGWSKKIESDLWNFIDQKVMFGEKAKSTQELVVMKAQSTLEEKLKQLQDAYEQGFIDEVAYNTKKLEMEGQMQASKQNANTEEKLMKLKGLLDAGILSQGEFEMKKAELMRESSNSELDAQISKLNAAVAAGVLTQEEYESKKAAIEKQSELATKIKQLENARDAGIITHEEFEKKKLGLLV; translated from the coding sequence ATGGCTAAAAAAACTTACCAAAACAAAAATCGGGATCTAGATGTTTTGTTTAGAGATATTGAAACCTGGTTCACTGAACAGGGCTATCAGACACAAACTAATAGAACAGACGGAGCTTGGTTCTTGCAAGCTGCAAAAACCGAGATGTGGCGGAAGGCGGTTGGTGCATCCAGAGCATTCAACGTTTTGATTCAAGGACAAACGAATGATTTTTCTGTGGAACTTAGCACTGGTGAATGGGCATCAAATCTAGCTGCTGGCGGCATTGCAGCAGTTTTGACAGGTGGTGCTACTCTGCTTATCAGTGGCTTTACAGCAGGCTGGTCAAAGAAAATAGAGAGTGATTTGTGGAATTTCATCGATCAGAAGGTAATGTTTGGTGAAAAAGCCAAGTCTACTCAAGAATTGGTTGTCATGAAGGCTCAAAGTACTTTGGAAGAGAAACTAAAACAGCTTCAAGATGCCTATGAACAGGGCTTCATTGATGAAGTTGCTTACAACACCAAAAAGCTGGAAATGGAAGGACAGATGCAAGCTAGTAAGCAGAATGCTAATACTGAAGAAAAACTTATGAAACTCAAGGGCTTACTTGATGCAGGAATTTTAAGCCAGGGTGAATTTGAGATGAAAAAGGCTGAATTGATGCGAGAGTCTTCTAATTCAGAATTGGATGCTCAAATTTCTAAGCTCAATGCCGCTGTTGCTGCGGGAGTCTTGACACAAGAGGAGTATGAAAGCAAGAAGGCTGCGATAGAGAAGCAATCCGAACTTGCTACAAAAATTAAGCAGCTTGAGAACGCTAGAGATGCTGGAATCATTACCCATGAAGAGTTCGAGAAGAAAAAACTAGGGTTGCTTGTCTAA
- a CDS encoding PIN domain-containing protein: MPYQIVLDTNVLLAGLYSSRGASYKLLIMLNDSRWQLNISIALIFEYEEILKPQKNLAFEY; the protein is encoded by the coding sequence ATGCCGTATCAAATTGTACTAGACACTAACGTACTACTAGCTGGTCTATACTCCAGCCGTGGCGCATCCTACAAGCTGTTAATAATGCTTAACGATTCTCGTTGGCAGTTAAATATTTCTATCGCCTTAATCTTCGAGTACGAAGAAATTCTCAAACCGCAGAAAAATTTGGCATTTGAGTATTAA
- a CDS encoding FAD-dependent oxidoreductase: MMNQTYTADVLVVGGGAGGTAAAIQAARRGAKTILVSEFPWLGGMLTSAGVSAPDGNELEAFQTGLWGEFLRELQQRQSGGLDNSWVSFFSYDPRVGAEVFADWVRELPNLTWISGQVPRSVVREGNCVTAVEFKDFTVQAKVILDGTELGDLLALAEIPYRWGWELQSEWGEPSAPVSFNALTAKYPVQAPTWVVLLQDYGEIVAPEIQAAPNYEPSLFAGAWDNYGAEAFLNYGRLPGGLFMMNWPICGNDYGEGVSRLIESETTRREFETECLYHSQNFACYIQSQLGRRFGLANNIFPKISNQTGAFALYPYYRESRRLVGLTTVTEQDILPITGARVAALKEDVIAIGNYANDHHYPGIKFELQPKSIRWGGRWTGTPFTIPYRCLIPVETDGLLVCEKNISVSHIANGATRLQPVVMGIGQAVGMAAAICVELNCQPRDLPVRVLQEALLRDRRSPAAIIPLFNLSPLHPQWLQWQLHYLDNPETYPVSGNCPDSLPAQYFQEKYSNSFSGILHKLAPQDYRFTITTPAPYQGQTWQLVTLRSPINEQLQNSLHNQQTLKIYGRLNQAGNWLLVENINC; encoded by the coding sequence ATGATGAATCAGACATACACAGCTGATGTCTTAGTTGTCGGTGGCGGAGCAGGGGGAACTGCTGCTGCTATTCAAGCAGCGCGGCGGGGAGCAAAAACTATCCTCGTGAGTGAATTTCCGTGGTTAGGAGGAATGCTAACTTCTGCTGGAGTATCTGCACCTGATGGCAATGAGCTAGAAGCTTTTCAAACAGGTTTATGGGGTGAGTTTTTAAGGGAGTTGCAGCAGCGACAATCAGGAGGATTAGATAACAGTTGGGTAAGCTTTTTTAGCTACGATCCGCGTGTTGGTGCGGAGGTTTTTGCAGATTGGGTACGAGAGTTGCCGAATCTGACTTGGATTTCTGGACAAGTACCGCGCTCGGTTGTTCGGGAAGGAAATTGTGTAACTGCTGTTGAGTTTAAAGATTTTACCGTTCAAGCTAAGGTAATTCTTGATGGAACGGAATTGGGGGATTTGTTGGCTTTGGCTGAGATACCTTACCGTTGGGGTTGGGAATTACAATCTGAGTGGGGAGAACCCAGCGCTCCAGTTAGTTTTAATGCTTTAACAGCAAAATATCCCGTGCAGGCTCCTACTTGGGTAGTCTTGTTACAAGATTATGGTGAGATTGTTGCCCCAGAAATACAGGCTGCACCTAATTACGAACCGTCACTGTTTGCTGGCGCTTGGGATAACTATGGTGCAGAGGCATTTTTAAATTATGGGCGATTACCAGGGGGCCTGTTTATGATGAATTGGCCTATTTGTGGTAATGACTATGGTGAAGGAGTATCACGACTAATTGAGTCAGAAACGACACGACGTGAGTTTGAAACAGAATGCCTCTATCATAGTCAAAATTTTGCCTGTTATATTCAATCTCAATTAGGTCGTCGCTTTGGTTTGGCAAATAATATTTTTCCCAAAATTTCAAATCAAACAGGCGCTTTTGCACTTTATCCTTACTACCGGGAAAGTCGCCGCTTAGTAGGGCTAACAACTGTTACAGAACAAGATATTTTACCAATAACAGGAGCTAGAGTTGCAGCGCTAAAAGAAGATGTGATCGCTATTGGTAATTACGCTAACGACCATCATTATCCGGGTATAAAGTTTGAGTTGCAACCAAAATCCATTCGCTGGGGTGGACGTTGGACGGGTACTCCTTTTACAATTCCCTACCGTTGTCTCATTCCAGTAGAGACTGATGGTTTATTGGTATGTGAAAAGAATATTTCTGTATCTCATATTGCTAATGGAGCAACGAGATTGCAACCTGTAGTAATGGGTATCGGTCAAGCGGTGGGAATGGCTGCTGCTATTTGTGTAGAGTTGAATTGTCAACCGAGGGATTTACCTGTAAGAGTCTTGCAGGAAGCTTTACTACGAGATCGGCGATCGCCCGCAGCAATTATTCCATTATTTAACTTATCACCTCTTCATCCTCAGTGGTTGCAATGGCAACTACATTACCTAGACAACCCAGAGACTTATCCAGTGAGTGGCAATTGTCCTGATTCATTACCTGCTCAGTACTTTCAAGAAAAATACTCTAACTCTTTTAGCGGAATTTTACACAAATTGGCTCCGCAAGATTACAGATTTACTATTACTACGCCAGCCCCATATCAAGGGCAAACTTGGCAGCTTGTAACTTTGCGATCGCCTATAAATGAGCAATTACAAAATAGTCTCCACAACCAACAAACGCTTAAAATATACGGACGTTTAAATCAAGCAGGTAACTGGTTGCTAGTAGAAAATATTAATTGCTAA
- a CDS encoding ferritin-like domain-containing protein has product MTVAYPRKFQNALSARDILKGVIGDRELHLITLNRYRYSEQRSCKDLTELIEKLDGKPVELVRDLSHHISDEARHAMWLTDVLVELGANVGNPPGNSYIDEFERLLDHEQKDPAKDRDDFVISALAAINVTEKRGCEYFSAHIYALKQGPQTEENIKIRETIEKILPEEAGHVRWGNRLLGQLADKSPEHRQKVEQAKRKYTAIEQAAFEAGMDITLGAELRRLANLVEVANTMPLWQRPQYLIERLPKTLLAPELQFTRIEVAQRVWQRDPQAFIEKFVPMFLNGLKPKDYNREKTTA; this is encoded by the coding sequence ATGACTGTTGCTTATCCACGGAAATTTCAGAACGCTTTGAGTGCGAGGGACATTTTGAAAGGAGTGATCGGCGATCGCGAACTCCATCTCATCACCCTCAACCGTTATCGTTATAGCGAACAACGCAGTTGCAAAGATCTCACAGAATTAATTGAAAAACTCGACGGCAAGCCAGTTGAACTGGTACGAGACTTGTCTCACCACATTAGTGACGAAGCTCGTCATGCTATGTGGTTAACTGATGTATTGGTTGAATTAGGAGCCAATGTTGGTAATCCTCCGGGAAATTCATACATAGATGAATTTGAACGGCTGCTTGATCACGAACAAAAAGATCCAGCCAAAGACCGTGACGATTTTGTAATTTCTGCCCTTGCTGCCATTAACGTCACAGAAAAACGCGGTTGTGAATATTTCTCTGCCCACATTTATGCTCTCAAGCAGGGGCCGCAGACAGAAGAAAATATTAAGATTCGCGAAACCATAGAAAAAATTTTGCCAGAGGAGGCAGGACATGTTCGCTGGGGCAATCGTTTGTTAGGGCAGCTGGCAGACAAAAGTCCAGAACATCGACAAAAAGTCGAACAAGCCAAGCGTAAATATACTGCGATTGAACAAGCAGCATTTGAAGCCGGCATGGATATCACGCTGGGGGCAGAACTTCGACGACTAGCTAATTTAGTAGAAGTAGCAAATACAATGCCGCTTTGGCAGCGCCCTCAATACCTAATAGAGCGCTTACCCAAAACTTTGCTAGCTCCTGAGTTACAGTTCACCAGAATTGAAGTAGCACAAAGAGTTTGGCAGCGAGATCCACAAGCTTTTATCGAAAAGTTTGTGCCAATGTTTTTGAATGGCTTAAAGCCTAAGGACTACAACCGTGAGAAAACAACTGCTTAA
- the glnA gene encoding type I glutamate--ammonia ligase, producing MTTPQEVLKQIRDKNIQMIDLKFIDMPGIWQHLTVFHNQIDESSFTDGVPFDGSSIRGWKAINESDMAMVLDPNTAWIDPFMQEPTLSIICSIKEPRTGEWYSRCPRVIAQKAIDYLVSTGVGDTAFFGPEAEFFIFDDVRFDQNSHEGYYHVDSVEGRWNSGKAEGPNLGYKPRYKEGYFPVAPTDTLQDMRTEMLLTMANCGVPIEKHHHEVATGGQCELGFRFGKLIEAADWLMTYKYVIKNVASKYGRTVTFMPKPVFQDNGSGMHTHQSIWKDGQPLFAGDKYAGLSETALYYIGGILKHAPALLAITNPTTNSYKRLVPGYEAPVNLAYSQGNRSASIRIPLSGTNPKAKRLEFRCPDATSNPYLAFAAMLCAGLDGIKNKIEPGEPLDKNIYELSPEELAKVPSTPGSLELALEALENDHAFLTEPGVFTEDFIETWISYKLDNEVNPMRLRPHPYEFSLYYDC from the coding sequence ATGACAACCCCACAAGAAGTCCTGAAACAAATTCGGGACAAAAATATTCAGATGATTGATCTGAAATTCATCGATATGCCAGGTATTTGGCAGCACCTGACAGTGTTCCACAACCAAATCGATGAAAGTAGCTTTACAGACGGTGTACCTTTTGACGGTTCCAGCATTCGGGGTTGGAAAGCCATCAACGAATCAGATATGGCAATGGTTCTCGATCCAAACACTGCCTGGATCGACCCTTTCATGCAGGAACCGACTCTCAGCATTATTTGCAGCATCAAAGAACCCCGTACAGGGGAGTGGTACAGTCGTTGTCCCCGCGTCATTGCCCAGAAAGCGATAGACTATCTGGTTTCTACAGGTGTTGGTGACACAGCGTTTTTCGGCCCGGAAGCGGAATTTTTCATCTTTGACGATGTCCGCTTTGATCAAAACTCTCACGAAGGCTACTACCATGTAGACTCAGTAGAAGGTCGTTGGAATTCCGGTAAAGCAGAAGGCCCTAACTTGGGTTACAAACCACGTTATAAAGAGGGTTACTTCCCAGTTGCTCCAACTGATACTCTGCAAGATATGCGGACGGAAATGCTGCTGACGATGGCAAACTGTGGAGTACCAATTGAAAAGCACCACCACGAAGTAGCAACTGGTGGGCAGTGTGAATTGGGTTTCCGCTTTGGTAAATTAATCGAAGCAGCTGATTGGTTGATGACATACAAATACGTCATCAAGAATGTAGCTAGTAAATATGGTAGAACCGTTACCTTTATGCCCAAACCAGTCTTCCAAGACAATGGTTCTGGGATGCACACCCACCAATCCATTTGGAAAGACGGGCAACCTTTATTTGCAGGCGATAAATATGCTGGCTTGAGCGAAACCGCACTGTACTACATCGGTGGTATTCTCAAACACGCACCTGCATTGTTGGCGATTACCAACCCTACCACCAACTCCTACAAGCGCCTCGTGCCTGGTTACGAAGCACCAGTAAACTTGGCTTACTCCCAAGGTAACCGTTCTGCTTCGATTCGTATCCCTCTGTCTGGCACTAACCCCAAAGCCAAGCGCTTAGAATTCCGTTGTCCTGATGCTACATCTAACCCTTACTTGGCATTTGCTGCCATGCTCTGTGCTGGCTTAGATGGTATCAAGAACAAAATCGAGCCTGGCGAACCTTTGGATAAAAACATTTATGAACTCTCCCCAGAAGAACTGGCGAAAGTTCCTTCTACTCCTGGTTCTCTAGAATTGGCATTAGAAGCGCTAGAGAACGATCATGCCTTCTTGACTGAACCAGGCGTATTTACAGAAGACTTCATTGAAACTTGGATTTCTTACAAGCTAGATAATGAAGTTAACCCCATGCGGTTACGTCCCCATCCCTATGAATTTTCTCTTTATTACGACTGTTAA
- the apcB gene encoding allophycocyanin subunit beta: MRDAVTSLIKNYDVAGRYFDRNAIDSLKSYFESGTKRVQAAGAINSNASAIVKQAGSQLFEEQPELIRPGGNAYTTRRYAACLRDMDYYLRYATYAIVAGSMDVLDERVLQGLRETYNSLGVPIGPTVRGIQIMKDIAKEQAQAAGIADTSFVDEPFDYMTRELSEQDI; encoded by the coding sequence ATGCGGGACGCAGTCACAAGCTTAATTAAGAATTATGACGTTGCTGGGCGCTATTTTGACCGGAATGCGATCGACAGCCTCAAATCTTATTTTGAAAGTGGCACGAAGCGCGTGCAAGCAGCAGGAGCTATCAATTCTAATGCCTCAGCAATTGTCAAGCAGGCTGGTTCTCAATTATTTGAAGAACAGCCAGAGTTGATTCGTCCTGGCGGCAATGCCTACACTACTCGTCGGTATGCAGCTTGTTTGCGCGATATGGACTACTACTTGCGCTATGCTACCTATGCGATCGTAGCTGGTAGTATGGATGTGCTAGATGAGCGAGTATTGCAAGGTTTGCGGGAAACCTACAATTCTCTGGGGGTTCCCATTGGCCCTACAGTCCGTGGTATTCAGATTATGAAGGATATTGCGAAGGAGCAAGCACAAGCGGCTGGTATTGCTGATACTAGCTTTGTAGACGAGCCATTTGACTATATGACTAGAGAATTGAGCGAGCAGGATATTTAG
- a CDS encoding TlyA family RNA methyltransferase, with product MVKQRLDTLLVDLGLCTSRQQAQRLIQAGEVTVNQQVLDKPGTEVETSAQIQVKERSRFVSRGGEKLAKALETFTISVKGRICLDGGISTGGFTDCLLQAGAKQVYGVDVGYGQVDWKLRNDPRVILRERTNLRHLMPEELYGVPPEETGGVYADFGVVDVSFISLTKVLPALSLLLQPPREAVLLVKPQFEVGKNRVGKKGVVRDPKDHADAIFQVLQSALKLGWKFKGLTYSPITGPAGNIEYLLWLGMESETSSPNLETIQEITKSAVLEIREN from the coding sequence TTGGTTAAGCAGCGATTAGATACTTTGTTAGTAGATTTGGGGTTGTGTACTTCCCGTCAGCAAGCACAACGGTTAATTCAGGCGGGTGAGGTAACTGTGAATCAGCAGGTGTTGGATAAGCCAGGAACAGAAGTTGAAACGTCGGCTCAAATTCAAGTCAAAGAGCGATCGCGTTTTGTTTCTCGTGGTGGAGAAAAGCTTGCCAAGGCGTTAGAAACTTTTACTATTTCTGTAAAAGGGCGTATTTGCCTGGATGGCGGTATTTCTACAGGGGGTTTTACTGATTGTTTGTTGCAAGCTGGGGCAAAACAAGTTTATGGGGTTGATGTTGGCTACGGGCAAGTGGATTGGAAGTTGCGTAACGATCCACGAGTAATTTTACGAGAACGCACTAATTTAAGACATCTTATGCCTGAAGAGTTATACGGTGTACCCCCTGAAGAAACAGGGGGAGTTTACGCTGATTTTGGAGTGGTAGATGTGTCGTTTATTTCTTTAACTAAAGTTTTGCCTGCACTGTCGCTTTTACTACAACCTCCCCGTGAAGCGGTTTTGTTAGTTAAGCCACAGTTTGAAGTTGGCAAAAATCGTGTAGGTAAAAAAGGTGTTGTGCGCGATCCTAAAGATCATGCTGATGCTATTTTTCAGGTGTTGCAAAGCGCTCTAAAATTAGGGTGGAAATTCAAAGGTTTAACTTACTCACCTATTACCGGGCCAGCTGGAAATATTGAGTATCTTTTGTGGCTAGGAATGGAAAGTGAAACTTCATCACCTAATTTAGAAACTATTCAAGAAATTACGAAATCAGCAGTACTTGAGATTAGAGAAAATTAA
- a CDS encoding Calvin cycle protein CP12, protein MAKSLDVIQTSVPFDIEQAIAQAVAQAHTTCEVKGNHSTNCAVAWEIVEELQAEKFHQLMTAKKKTALEIYCETHPDAAECRIYDV, encoded by the coding sequence ATGGCAAAAAGTTTAGATGTAATCCAAACTTCTGTACCTTTTGATATTGAGCAAGCTATTGCCCAAGCCGTTGCTCAAGCCCATACAACCTGTGAAGTAAAAGGAAATCACTCTACTAACTGCGCTGTGGCTTGGGAAATTGTAGAGGAACTACAAGCCGAGAAATTTCATCAATTGATGACAGCAAAAAAGAAAACTGCACTAGAAATTTACTGCGAAACTCACCCAGATGCAGCTGAGTGTCGGATTTACGATGTTTAA